From Streptomyces sp. NBC_00683, one genomic window encodes:
- a CDS encoding SGNH/GDSL hydrolase family protein: MARRIAAGAAYGGGSVGLIGAATVGLVLAEVQLAKRQVGGGTAPVPPSANGRYGVAFAGPTDPLRFVMLGDSTAAGQGVRRAGQTPGALLASGLAAVAERPVDLRNVALPGARSDDLDRQVSLVLADPSGVPDVCVIMIGANDVTHRMPATQSVRCLSTAVRRLRTAGAEVVVGTCPDLGTIEPVYQPLRWLARRVSRQLAAAQTIGAVEQGGRTVSLGDLLGPEFEANPRELFGPDNYHPSAEGYATASMAMLPTLCAVLGLWPESDHLDGSRREDMLPVAKAASQAAREAGTEVTGARAPWALLKHRRRRRLPAHTEPADRHGVDAADGGLPPSGPPPSGSGSGATWRPARERP; the protein is encoded by the coding sequence GTGGCACGGCGGATCGCGGCGGGCGCAGCCTACGGCGGCGGAAGCGTCGGGCTGATCGGTGCGGCGACGGTGGGTCTGGTGCTGGCGGAGGTACAGCTGGCAAAAAGGCAGGTGGGCGGTGGTACGGCGCCGGTCCCACCGAGTGCGAACGGACGGTACGGGGTGGCCTTCGCCGGCCCCACCGATCCGTTGCGGTTCGTGATGCTGGGTGACTCCACGGCGGCCGGGCAGGGGGTGCGCAGGGCCGGTCAGACACCGGGGGCGCTGCTCGCGTCCGGGCTGGCGGCGGTGGCCGAGAGGCCGGTGGATCTGCGGAACGTGGCGTTGCCCGGGGCCCGCTCGGACGATCTGGACCGGCAGGTGTCGCTGGTCCTGGCCGATCCGTCGGGGGTGCCGGACGTCTGCGTGATCATGATCGGCGCGAACGATGTGACCCACCGGATGCCGGCGACGCAGTCGGTGCGCTGTCTGAGTACGGCCGTACGGAGGCTGCGTACGGCCGGCGCCGAGGTGGTCGTGGGCACGTGCCCGGACCTGGGCACGATCGAGCCGGTCTACCAGCCGCTGCGGTGGCTGGCGCGACGGGTGAGCCGCCAGTTGGCGGCGGCCCAGACGATCGGTGCGGTGGAGCAGGGCGGGCGGACGGTGTCGCTGGGCGATCTGCTCGGGCCCGAGTTCGAGGCGAATCCGCGTGAGCTGTTCGGCCCCGACAACTACCACCCGTCGGCGGAGGGGTACGCGACCGCGTCGATGGCGATGCTGCCGACGCTGTGCGCGGTGCTGGGGCTGTGGCCGGAGTCCGACCATCTGGACGGGTCGCGGCGCGAGGACATGCTGCCGGTGGCGAAGGCGGCCTCCCAGGCGGCACGGGAGGCGGGTACGGAGGTCACGGGGGCACGGGCGCCGTGGGCCCTGCTCAAGCACCGCAGGCGGCGGCGCCTGCCCGCGCACACGGAGCCGGCGGACCGGCACGGCGTGGACGCCGCGGACGGCGGGCTGCCGCCGTCCGGGCCGCCGCCGTCCGGGTCGGGGTCGGGGGCCACATGGCGGCCCGCACGGGAGCGGCCCTGA
- a CDS encoding Bax inhibitor-1/YccA family protein, translating to MRSSNPVFSRRGFSRDNGYAGFNAAPQAGAPAAGANPYAQGAAANPYATNPYAQPDAQYGAPQAPARSGAMTIDDVVTRTAMTLGTVVLTAALSWALLPVDEANLGKSYGIAIGAALVAFVLAMVQSFKRKPSPALILAYAAFEGVFLGVISSAVSTYISPGTVMQAVMGTMCVFAGVLIAYKMRWIRVTRRFYGFVMAAAVGFVLLMMVNLLVSVFGGGDGLGFRSGGLGILFGVIGIILGACFLALDFKQVEDGVNFGAPREESWLAAFGLTLTLVWIYLEMLRLLSILNGDD from the coding sequence ATGAGGAGCAGCAACCCGGTCTTCTCGCGACGGGGCTTCAGCCGCGACAACGGCTATGCGGGCTTCAACGCGGCACCGCAGGCCGGGGCCCCCGCAGCGGGTGCCAACCCGTACGCGCAGGGCGCCGCCGCCAACCCGTACGCCACGAACCCCTACGCCCAGCCGGACGCCCAGTACGGCGCCCCGCAGGCGCCCGCGCGCTCCGGCGCGATGACGATCGACGACGTGGTCACGCGTACGGCGATGACGCTGGGCACCGTGGTGCTCACCGCCGCGCTCTCGTGGGCCCTTCTGCCGGTCGACGAGGCCAACCTGGGCAAGTCCTACGGCATCGCCATCGGCGCCGCCCTGGTGGCGTTCGTCCTGGCGATGGTCCAGTCCTTCAAGCGCAAGCCGTCCCCGGCGCTGATCCTCGCGTACGCGGCCTTCGAGGGTGTCTTCCTCGGAGTGATCTCCAGCGCGGTCAGCACCTACATCAGCCCCGGCACGGTGATGCAGGCGGTGATGGGCACCATGTGTGTCTTCGCCGGTGTCCTCATCGCGTACAAGATGCGCTGGATCCGCGTCACCCGCCGCTTCTACGGCTTCGTGATGGCAGCGGCCGTCGGCTTCGTGCTCCTGATGATGGTCAACCTGCTGGTCTCCGTGTTCGGCGGCGGTGACGGCCTGGGCTTCCGCAGCGGCGGCCTCGGCATCCTCTTCGGAGTCATCGGCATCATCCTCGGTGCGTGCTTCCTGGCCCTGGACTTCAAGCAGGTCGAGGACGGCGTCAACTTCGGAGCCCCGCGCGAGGAGTCCTGGCTGGCGGCCTTCGGCCTCACCCTGACCCTGGTGTGGATCTACCTGGAGATGCTGCGCCTGCTCTCCATCCTCAACGGGGACGACTGA
- a CDS encoding glycoside hydrolase family 2 protein, which yields MTLRHLPLHEGWTLHADGPVPVGLPAGGVPAAVPGCVHTDLLAAGLIEDPYLDDNETRLGWIGRTDWTYRTTFDWSADEHTFTDLCFDGLDTVATVLVNGTEAGSTANQHRSYRFPVRPLLREGANTLDVRFTAPYTYAEALRDKLGDRPGAYTEPYAFIRKMACNFGWDWGPTLVTSGIWRPVALESWTGPRIAGVKVLADLDGDGVPRLALTLDVDRAGDGPLEASVEVAGERAVLTVPAGEDRAAVTLPVPGAGRWWPHSHGEQPLYDVTVRLGDHAWTGRTGFRGVTLEREAFGLSVNDEPVFVRGVNWIPDDCFPARVTRQRISDRFDQAIAAGVNLVRVWGGGLYESDDFYELADEKGLLVWQDFPFACAAYPEEQPLYDEVAAEVRENLVRLAPHPSLVLWCGNNENLEGHADWGWQEELQGRTWGHGYYHELLPALCAETDPTRPYWPGSPYSGSPELPPNDPALGTVHLWEVWNRVDYRHYADTAHRFVAEFGFQGPPAYATLRRAVSGPLAPDAPLVAHHQKAQDGDAKLLRGLGDHLPQPSGFDDWHWLTQLNQARAVAFGIRHFRSHTPYCTGSIVWQLNDCWPVVSWAAVDGDGRRKPLWYALRKVYADRLLAVRDGALHLVNDSARVWEGNLRLTRHGLDGAVLAEEEIAVSTAARGVTRVDLPPSVALPGDSAREVLVARLGEVRAVEFYEEDTRVALPPARYDVSVTQGDESGIGYRVTVTARTLLRDLALFPDRLDPAAEVDDMLVTLLPGESAVFHVTGAVLKDPEALGSGPVLRCVNDAVAP from the coding sequence GTGACCCTGCGCCACCTGCCCCTGCACGAAGGCTGGACGCTTCACGCCGACGGCCCCGTGCCCGTGGGGCTCCCCGCAGGAGGCGTTCCGGCGGCCGTCCCCGGCTGCGTCCACACCGACCTGCTGGCCGCCGGACTGATCGAGGACCCCTATCTGGACGACAACGAGACCCGGCTGGGCTGGATCGGCCGCACCGACTGGACGTACCGCACCACCTTCGACTGGTCCGCCGACGAGCACACGTTCACCGATCTGTGCTTCGACGGCCTCGACACCGTCGCCACCGTCCTGGTCAACGGCACCGAGGCCGGCAGCACCGCCAACCAGCACCGCAGCTACCGCTTCCCCGTCCGGCCGCTGCTGCGCGAGGGCGCCAACACCCTCGACGTACGCTTCACCGCCCCGTACACCTACGCCGAGGCGCTGCGCGACAAGCTCGGCGACCGGCCGGGCGCGTACACGGAGCCGTACGCCTTCATCCGCAAGATGGCCTGCAACTTCGGCTGGGACTGGGGGCCGACCCTGGTCACCTCCGGCATCTGGCGCCCGGTCGCGCTTGAGTCCTGGACGGGCCCGCGCATCGCCGGCGTGAAGGTGCTCGCCGACCTGGACGGCGACGGGGTGCCGCGCCTCGCGCTCACCCTCGACGTCGACCGGGCCGGGGACGGGCCGCTGGAGGCCTCGGTGGAGGTGGCCGGCGAACGGGCCGTGCTCACCGTCCCCGCGGGAGAGGACCGCGCGGCCGTCACCCTGCCCGTACCCGGGGCCGGTCGCTGGTGGCCGCACAGCCATGGCGAGCAGCCGCTGTACGACGTCACCGTGCGCCTCGGCGACCACGCCTGGACCGGCAGGACCGGCTTCCGGGGAGTGACCCTGGAGCGCGAGGCGTTCGGCCTCTCCGTCAACGACGAGCCCGTCTTCGTACGCGGGGTGAACTGGATCCCCGACGACTGCTTCCCGGCCCGCGTCACCCGGCAGCGGATCTCCGACCGCTTCGACCAGGCGATCGCCGCGGGCGTCAACCTCGTCCGGGTCTGGGGCGGCGGCCTCTACGAGAGCGACGACTTCTACGAGCTGGCCGACGAGAAGGGCCTGCTGGTCTGGCAGGACTTCCCGTTCGCCTGCGCCGCCTACCCCGAGGAGCAGCCGCTGTACGACGAGGTGGCCGCCGAGGTGCGCGAGAACCTCGTACGGCTCGCCCCGCACCCCTCCCTGGTCCTGTGGTGCGGTAACAACGAGAACCTGGAGGGCCACGCGGACTGGGGCTGGCAGGAGGAGCTCCAGGGCCGGACCTGGGGCCACGGCTACTACCACGAGCTGCTGCCCGCCCTGTGCGCCGAGACCGACCCCACCCGCCCGTACTGGCCGGGGTCGCCCTACTCGGGCTCTCCGGAGCTTCCCCCGAACGACCCGGCCCTGGGCACGGTCCACCTCTGGGAGGTCTGGAACCGTGTCGACTACCGCCACTACGCCGACACGGCCCACCGCTTCGTCGCCGAGTTCGGCTTCCAGGGACCGCCCGCGTACGCCACCCTGCGCCGGGCCGTCAGCGGCCCGCTCGCCCCGGACGCCCCGCTGGTCGCCCACCACCAGAAGGCCCAGGACGGCGACGCGAAACTGCTGCGCGGCCTGGGCGACCATCTCCCGCAGCCGTCCGGCTTCGACGACTGGCACTGGCTCACCCAGCTGAACCAGGCCCGCGCCGTCGCCTTCGGCATCAGGCACTTCCGCTCGCACACCCCGTACTGCACGGGCTCGATCGTGTGGCAGCTCAACGACTGCTGGCCGGTCGTGTCCTGGGCCGCCGTGGACGGCGACGGCCGCCGCAAGCCGCTCTGGTACGCGCTGCGCAAGGTGTACGCGGACCGTCTGCTGGCCGTACGGGACGGCGCCCTGCACCTGGTCAACGACTCGGCCCGTGTCTGGGAGGGAAACCTGCGGCTGACCCGGCACGGGCTGGACGGGGCGGTCCTGGCCGAGGAGGAGATCGCGGTGAGCACGGCCGCGCGCGGCGTCACCCGCGTCGACCTCCCGCCGTCCGTCGCCCTGCCGGGGGACAGCGCCCGCGAGGTGCTGGTGGCGCGGCTGGGCGAGGTGAGGGCGGTCGAGTTCTACGAGGAGGACACCCGGGTCGCGCTGCCGCCGGCACGGTACGACGTGTCGGTCACACAGGGTGACGAGTCCGGTATCGGTTACCGGGTCACCGTGACGGCGCGGACGCTCCTGCGGGACCTCGCGCTCTTCCCCGACCGGCTGGATCCGGCGGCCGAGGTGGACGACATGCTCGTCACCCTGCTGCCGGGCGAGAGCGCGGTGTTCCATGTCACCGGTGCCGTCCTGAAGGACCCGGAGGCACTGGGATCCGGACCGGTTCTGAGGTGCGTCAACGACGCCGTCGCACCCTGA
- a CDS encoding DUF4287 domain-containing protein, giving the protein MSQVFSEETHRNLLSRIPQCTGRDIADWLRTVDDGPSLFRFEEKVSWLRSEHDLTYGHAKAIIHEYDLRRAARRLL; this is encoded by the coding sequence ATGTCTCAAGTCTTCTCCGAAGAAACCCATCGCAACCTGCTCTCCCGGATCCCTCAATGCACCGGTCGTGACATCGCCGACTGGCTTCGCACCGTCGACGACGGCCCCTCCCTCTTCCGTTTCGAGGAGAAGGTCAGCTGGCTGCGGAGCGAACACGACCTCACCTACGGCCATGCCAAAGCGATCATCCACGAGTACGACCTGAGGCGGGCAGCCAGAAGGCTCCTGTGA
- a CDS encoding cystathionine beta-synthase has translation MQFHDSMISLVGNTPLVRLRNVSAGIQATVLAKVEYFNPGGSVKDRIALRMIEAAEQSGELKPGGTIVEPTSGNTGVGLAIVAQQKGYKCIFVCPDKVSADKINVMRAYGAEVVVCPTAVDPEHPDSYYNVSDRLVRETPGAWKPDQYSNPNNPRSHYETTGPELWEQTDGRITHFVAGVGTGGTISGTGRYLKEISDNRVQVIGADPEGSVYSGGSGRPYLVEGVGEDFWPSAYDRTVTDEIVAVSDKDSFQMTRRLAKEEGLLVGGSCGMAVVAALEVAARLGPDDVVVVLLPDSGRGYMSKIFNDEWMADYGFLEDTGTSAQVGAVLDFKEGPIPTLVHMHPDETVGEAIDVLREYGVSQMPIVKPGAGHPDVMAAEIIGSVVERQLLDALFTQRASLSDPLDKHMSAPLPQVGSGEPVEDLMAALSGTDGSDAAIVLVEGKPKGVVSRQDLLAFLAKDATPKP, from the coding sequence GTGCAATTCCACGATTCGATGATCAGTCTTGTCGGCAACACCCCGCTGGTGAGGCTGCGCAATGTGTCGGCAGGCATTCAGGCGACGGTCCTGGCCAAAGTCGAGTACTTCAACCCCGGCGGGTCGGTGAAGGACCGCATCGCGCTGCGCATGATCGAGGCCGCCGAGCAGAGCGGCGAACTCAAGCCCGGCGGCACGATCGTGGAGCCGACCAGCGGCAACACGGGCGTCGGCCTGGCCATCGTCGCCCAGCAGAAGGGCTACAAGTGCATCTTCGTGTGCCCGGACAAGGTGTCCGCGGACAAGATCAACGTCATGCGGGCGTACGGCGCGGAGGTCGTCGTCTGCCCGACGGCCGTTGACCCCGAGCACCCGGACTCGTACTACAACGTCTCCGACCGCCTGGTCCGCGAGACGCCCGGTGCCTGGAAGCCCGACCAGTACTCCAACCCGAACAACCCGCGCTCGCACTACGAGACGACGGGCCCCGAGCTCTGGGAGCAGACCGACGGGAGGATCACCCACTTCGTCGCCGGCGTCGGCACCGGCGGCACGATCTCCGGCACGGGCCGCTATCTCAAGGAGATCAGCGACAACCGCGTGCAGGTCATCGGGGCCGACCCGGAGGGCTCCGTCTACTCCGGCGGATCGGGACGCCCGTACCTGGTCGAGGGTGTCGGCGAGGACTTCTGGCCGAGCGCCTACGACCGCACGGTCACGGACGAGATCGTCGCGGTGTCCGACAAGGACTCCTTCCAGATGACCCGGCGCCTCGCCAAGGAGGAGGGTCTGCTGGTCGGCGGCTCCTGCGGCATGGCGGTCGTCGCGGCCCTGGAGGTCGCCGCGCGGCTCGGCCCCGACGACGTGGTGGTCGTCCTGCTGCCGGACAGCGGCCGCGGCTACATGAGCAAGATCTTCAACGACGAGTGGATGGCCGACTACGGCTTCCTGGAGGACACCGGCACCTCCGCCCAGGTCGGTGCCGTCCTCGACTTCAAGGAGGGCCCGATCCCCACGCTCGTCCACATGCACCCGGACGAGACGGTCGGCGAGGCCATCGACGTACTGCGCGAGTACGGCGTCTCCCAGATGCCGATCGTGAAGCCGGGCGCGGGCCACCCGGACGTGATGGCCGCCGAGATCATCGGTTCCGTGGTCGAGCGTCAGCTCCTGGACGCCCTGTTCACGCAGCGCGCCTCGCTCTCCGACCCGCTGGACAAGCACATGTCGGCACCGCTGCCGCAGGTCGGCTCCGGTGAACCGGTCGAGGACCTGATGGCCGCGCTCAGCGGTACGGACGGCTCCGACGCGGCGATCGTGCTGGTCGAGGGCAAGCCGAAGGGCGTGGTGAGCAGGCAGGACCTGCTGGCGTTCCTCGCGAAGGACGCGACACCGAAGCCGTAG
- a CDS encoding acetyl-CoA C-acetyltransferase, whose protein sequence is MPEAVIVSAARSPIGRAFKGSLKDLRADDLTATIIQTALAKVPELDPRDIDDLMLGCGLPGGEQGNNLGRIIAVQMGMDHLPGCTVTRYCSSSLQTSRMALHAIKAGEGDVFISAGVEMVSRFVKGNSDSLPDTHNPFFAEAEARTAARAEESGASWTDPREDGIVPDAYISMGQTAENLARTKGVTRQDMDEFGVRSQNLAEAAIKNGFWEREITPVTTPDGTVVSQDDGPRAGVTLDGVQGLKPVFRPDGLVTAANCCPLNDGAAALVIMSDTKARELGLTPLARIVSTGVSGLSPEIMGYGPVEASKQALKRAGLTIDDIDLAEINEAFAAQVIPSYRDLGLPLDKVNVNGGAIAVGHPFGMTGARITGTLINSLQFHDKQFGLETMCVGGGQGMAMVIERLS, encoded by the coding sequence ATGCCCGAAGCCGTGATCGTTTCCGCCGCCCGCTCGCCCATCGGCCGGGCCTTCAAGGGGTCCCTCAAGGACCTGCGCGCGGACGACCTGACCGCCACCATCATCCAGACCGCGCTGGCCAAGGTCCCCGAGCTGGACCCCAGGGACATCGACGACCTGATGCTCGGCTGCGGCCTCCCCGGCGGCGAGCAGGGCAACAACCTGGGCCGCATCATCGCCGTGCAGATGGGGATGGACCACCTCCCCGGCTGTACGGTCACCCGCTACTGCTCGTCCTCGCTGCAGACCAGCCGCATGGCGCTGCACGCCATCAAGGCCGGCGAGGGCGACGTCTTCATCTCCGCCGGTGTCGAGATGGTGTCCCGCTTCGTCAAGGGCAACTCCGACAGCCTCCCGGACACGCACAACCCCTTCTTCGCCGAGGCCGAGGCCCGTACCGCCGCCCGCGCCGAGGAGAGCGGTGCGAGCTGGACCGACCCGCGCGAGGACGGCATCGTCCCGGACGCGTACATCTCCATGGGGCAGACCGCGGAGAACCTGGCCCGGACCAAGGGCGTCACCCGCCAGGACATGGACGAGTTCGGCGTCCGGTCGCAGAACCTCGCCGAGGCGGCCATCAAGAACGGCTTCTGGGAGCGCGAGATCACCCCGGTGACGACGCCGGACGGCACGGTCGTCTCGCAGGACGACGGCCCGCGCGCGGGCGTCACCCTGGACGGCGTGCAGGGCCTGAAGCCGGTCTTCCGCCCCGACGGCCTCGTCACCGCGGCCAACTGCTGCCCGCTCAACGACGGCGCCGCCGCGCTCGTGATCATGTCCGACACCAAGGCGCGCGAGCTGGGCCTGACCCCGCTGGCCCGGATCGTCTCGACCGGCGTCTCCGGCCTGTCCCCCGAGATCATGGGCTACGGACCGGTCGAGGCCAGCAAGCAGGCGCTGAAGCGTGCCGGCCTGACCATCGACGACATCGACCTGGCCGAGATCAACGAGGCGTTCGCCGCCCAGGTCATCCCGTCCTACCGGGACCTCGGCCTGCCGCTGGACAAGGTCAACGTCAACGGTGGCGCGATCGCCGTCGGCCACCCCTTCGGCATGACCGGCGCCAGGATCACCGGCACGCTGATCAACAGCCTGCAGTTCCACGACAAGCAGTTCGGCCTGGAGACCATGTGCGTGGGCGGTGGCCAGGGCATGGCCATGGTCATCGAGCGCCTCAGCTAG